Genomic segment of Populus nigra chromosome 14, ddPopNigr1.1, whole genome shotgun sequence:
aaatcttttttaaaaaaaaataaataaatcagttAGTTAATTGAAGGATGAACAAATAATCTTAGTTACAAAGATTAAATTAATGCTCTTCCAATCTGAATCTTAACGCCATTAGGCATCTTGACATAATTTACACACCCCCAATTTCAAGCTATCTGTGAAAAACAAGATGAACCAAATATGTTAACAGCATGTTTTGTCCATTGGTAGATTCATGAAGATCTATCCATCATTATTGGTAAGCTAACATCTTGTGATCCTCTCTTGATGCATCCATCTTTATCAACACAAAGAAGGCGATGCAAAATGAGCGGTGGGAGCCTTGTTTCTTTGCTCATCTCAGCAGAGAATGAGAATGCTTGAGTAAGTTGTTGAAAGATTTGGTCTCTTGGGCCTTACACACCAAATTCTTTACTCCTACTGCCATCTGTTTTCCATGCAATTCATGTCATTAGTAGCTTGTATTTGACATTATAGATTGGCAATATTGAACATTACAAGCAATGAACAACTTAAACCTTTCCCAGACTTGTATATATAGGGAACTGCTCTTTGCTATCCAAGAGTAGTTGGAGGTGATTTTCGGCTATTTTCTTCCCTACACGGCAGTTTTCCATTACTTCTGCTTCGCGTTACTATTGTTGAAGGGTTGCACCATTTGGCATTCGAAACGCTTGGAAGGCATGATTCCTTAATCCATTGAGGACTCcgaaatgttaattaattatgatttcaaaacaatcaTGTACCTTGCGTAAATAATGATGAAATGTGTGATAAAATCGGATGGGATGATGAAGATGTTAGAGATTACCAGGAATAAAACCGTAGCGCAATGCTTCAAGACCTCTAAGTTCATACGAACGTCATCGAGACTCCTGTTTAGTGCAGTTGAAAAACCGTGATTACAGATTTCATATAATACCAGAGAAAAATATCAAGCACACATGGTTCTGGTTTAGACCAGAATTTATACCTGTGTTTTTGCTTGCCGAGCCCAAAATAAGCAGCTAAAGTTGCCATCTAAACATAAGAGAACCGTGTCAGGCTATAGAAAACATCATGGAATTTTGTGAATGATATCAGGCTATAGATCATGTGATTGCACCAAAAACTTACAGGGTAATGCATGTTATATATGAATGGAAAATGGTTCAAATATTGATGCATACCTTCATGTTACCGGCTCTTCTGCCGAATCTTTCAGTCAGGACTCCTAAAGAATCAATCATTCCAGCAGGAACTGGCGCCGGCTTACCAATCTCTGCAAATGCCTCCTTAATCCGGACACAGTCAAATCTTTGGATGTTATGTCCTGCCCAAATTCTACCattcaaaatactaaaaattttaTCAGCAACTTCCTCGAATGCAGGTGCATTTGAAACAGCTCCACGAGTTATTCCATCACATCGACCAGACTTCAATGCAACAGCAGACAAGTCCTTCGGTCTTATGAGGGTACTATAGCTATCTAGCTCAACAAGTTTCCGTGGACAAACTGTTATTGCACCAAACTCCAGTACCCGGAACCGTTGTCCGGCTCTATTGGGCACCGTTGTTTCCAAGTCGAAGACCACAATCTCTGGTGAGCCTACGGGATAAGGACTAGACGACTCCATGTCTGGTTTTTAGTATTGGTAActggttttaattttaagttttttggcTAATTCCTGTTGTCTTCACTGTGTTACAAATAGTGGGGTACGTAGCAATACAAGAAAGCCCAAAGGCATGTAATGAAGAAAGAATTCTTCACATTTGAGATTGATTGTCTTGCAGTTCAAGTCAGGAGCTTGATTAGGCCTTGCATGGAGGCGTCTTTGTGTCCTTGGTGATGTTTGGAGGAAATCATTTCCCTTTAGACAGGTATATCTTGCTGTAAAGAAGGACAAGGATAGCTTTCTCTGAGACCTTTAGACGAGACCTGTGTAAAAAGTCTGAACTTTCTTCACCCACAAGGACATGCAAATTGAACGTGTGGAAACATAGGAAGCAAAGTCTCCTTCCTAGAAAGGAATCGATTCCCTGCTCGCTTATGTTTCGAATCTCCTGACCAAAAGAAGGAAGACAACTGGAGGATAGCAGTAATGTAAAACAACATAGATTTTAAAGTcgtctttttctttgtcttaaTGAAGACCTCTAGCTATAAGCCTATAGcctaacataaatatattttctttgtctTAAGGAGCACCCTTATTCCTCCCCGCCAAATATTGGGCCAAGCCAACAAGAAGGCTTCCTTTCAGCCTGAGTCGAAGCctttccttttagtttcttGTTTGCTGGGCTATGAAAGGGCACGCGCACAAGTCTTTATATTAACCATACTCAAAAAGATGTGGGGGAAAATATTGTGTATTTTGCCcctgcttttttattttcattatactaatatttttattttttcttttctcatgattgacttcttttttttaaaaaaaaagtatatgttttttcaaaattatttgtctttatcgattttattacttttaatattgaactggttaaaaattacagctGTAGATTTTCTCttgaaacactatagattgctacagtgttttcctgcatagttttttttttgttttttatgatttttttccaaaattatttttattgattttattttttaatattgagttagttgagaattacaattttatatttcCTCACAAACACTATAGATTGTTGTCGTGTTTTCCTACatgatttgttttcctttttttatgatttttattcaaaattatctttttctattttatttttaaaaaaaatataatttttttttataaatccatAACAATGCACAAGCATGTCATAAGCCCGCGGCAACGCGTGAGCGTAACTAGTTAAAAACTAAGTCACGTGGGTTACCATTTTACTCTTCATGCTTTtatttctcttcatttttttatgtctgAAGCTTTTCTTGAgggtatttgtattttttttccagagtaaaaatatatattttttaccctataatcaacaaaatttaaaattattgataagaattttttttgactTTTCACAAACATCttaacaatcaaaatacttttttgccttcaagattaaaatattaatggcctgctcaatttttttattgtgtatgTCAAATGTAAATACGAATTTAACATTggaggagataaaaaaaaaaaaaactttgcatttaaaggtatttttgtattttcacatgggtattttgtgtaattaacaGGGTCGGAagggtattttgatatttttcacattgacttttaaatatttaaataaaaaaaattgtgagtACATGGATGATGTTTGCGCCGTTCAGACAGTGTATGCAACACTACCCAATAgctaaatttagatttttgttgTCTCTCTAGATGCACagccatgttttttttcacaCGTAGTGACACGTGGCAAAATAAGATGATCAGATTGCTATTGGTGGttgataagaaatttaaaattattgataagaAATTTTTTGACTTTTCACAAACTTCttaataatcaaaatacttCTTTGCCTccaagattaaaataataatggcCTGCTTAGTTTTTTATTGTCTATGTCAAATGTAAATACGAATTTAACATtggatgagagaaaaaaaaaactttgtatttagagatatttttgtattttcacatgggtattttgtgtaattaacaGGGTCGGGagggtattttgatatttttcacattgacttttgaatatttaaataaaaatattatgagcACATGGGTGGTGTTTGCACCGTTCAGACAGTGTGTGCAACACTACCCGATAGCCAAGTCTAGACTTCTATCATCTCTCTAGAAGCGCAGCCACGTTCTTTTCCACACGTAGTGACACGTGGTCAAATAAGATGATCAGATTGTTATAGGTGGTAggcccccttttcttttctctttcctacCAACTAAATGACattattatcctttttattttttgtttgacaatttcaatcttcattctttttattttttatttcattcttattttttttatataagttttttttgttttgcaatttGATCATtcaattacaaattaaatttatttctcaaataaaatttttcatttttacataatattattgatttgttgGACCTtgcataatactttttttttcaagtcttggatttattcaatcaactttatttgtgtatttgtgtttattttttaagtcatgagtttttta
This window contains:
- the LOC133672247 gene encoding protein NEN4-like — its product is MESSSPYPVGSPEIVVFDLETTVPNRAGQRFRVLEFGAITVCPRKLVELDSYSTLIRPKDLSAVALKSGRCDGITRGAVSNAPAFEEVADKIFSILNGRIWAGHNIQRFDCVRIKEAFAEIGKPAPVPAGMIDSLGVLTERFGRRAGNMKMATLAAYFGLGKQKHRSLDDVRMNLEVLKHCATVLFLESCLPSVSNAKWCNPSTIVTRSRSNGKLPCREENSRKSPPTTLG